The proteins below are encoded in one region of Lonchura striata isolate bLonStr1 chromosome 1, bLonStr1.mat, whole genome shotgun sequence:
- the RNF152 gene encoding E3 ubiquitin-protein ligase RNF152, translated as METLSQDSLLECQICFNYYSPRRRPKLLDCKHTCCSVCLQQMRTSQKDLRCPWCRGITKLPPGYSVSQLPDDPEVIAVIAIPHTSEHTPVFIKLPSNGCYMLPLPLSKERALLPGDIGCRLLPGSQQKSLTVVTIPAEQQPLQGGLPAEAGAEEPDRRGAVKSSTWSGVCTVILVACVLVFLLGIVLHNMSCISKRFTVISCG; from the coding sequence ATGGAGACCTTATCCCAGGACTCTCTGCTGGAGTGCCAGATTTGCTTCAACTACTACAGCCCCCGCCGGCGGCCCAAGCTGCTGGACTGCAAGCACACCTGCTGCTCCGTGTGCCTGCAGCAGATGAGGACCAGCCAGAAGGACCTGCGCTGCCCCTGGTGCCGTGGGATCACCAAGCTGCCTCCGGGGTACTCCGTGTCACAGCTGCCCGATGACCCCGAGGTGATCGCCGTCATCGCGATCCCCCACACCTCGGAGCACACCCCTGTCTTCATCAAACTCCCCAGCAATGGGTGCTACATGCTGCCCTTGCCTCTCTCCAAGGAgcgggcgctgctgccgggaGACATTGGCTGCCGCCTCCTGCCCGGCAGCCAGCAGAAGTCCCTGACGGTGGTGACGATCCCCGCAGAGCAGCAGCCGCTGCAGGGCGGCCTTCCCGCCGAGGCGGGAGCGGAGGAGCCGGACCGGAGAGGTGCTGTGAAAAGCTCCACCTGGTCGGGGGTGTGCACTGTGATCCTGGTGGCCTGCGTCCTGGTCTTCCTCCTGGGCATCGTCCTCCACAACATGTCGTGCATTTCCAAGCGCTTCACGGTGATCTCCTGCGGCTGA